Genomic window (Syngnathus typhle isolate RoL2023-S1 ecotype Sweden linkage group LG4, RoL_Styp_1.0, whole genome shotgun sequence):
GGTCGGGTGAGCCTTTAAAGAGCAGTTGAAGTTTAATAAGTGAGGGTCAAGTCCAGGAAAATTATGTCAGAGGATGTAATGTTCTATGAGGCGATGGAAACACAGCTTCGACTTGAAAACGGGCTCCATCAAGTTGCGTGTGTTAAATTGCTAAAAATGTTCACCACTGTCTTTCCAAACTActaaaagcaaatgttttattttgattcaatACAGATCATCAGTCTCATTTTATGAAGGACTAGAGAAATTGGCTAATATTTACTGGAGAGAAGTTGAAATTCCGAGCATGTGATGATCAAACATAATTTGATATTTAATTGTCGATTAATCGTGGCACCTCCACTTCCAACTAAAGCCTGCTTGACTGAGAGAAGCTATTGTCCAGCAGATGGTGGTAAAGGACAAAACCCTCAGGATAAGCACTGAGCGGGTTCATTTTTGTCCCCCCGACTCCCCTCACCTAAATAATGTCGACAATAGTGTGTCCTTTTACCCCCAATACATGCTGATTTTATGATTTGTCTGAAGTCAAATGACTCTTGCTTCATTCTATTTCTTGATCCTTTCCCTGGGATTGAAGGTCAAAGGCAGTTTCAAGCGTCCAGCCACAAACTGTATAGTATGCCGTTAAATGAAAACTCTCGGAGTCAATTTTCACAGTAACAACTGCAATAAATCAGAGGAGTGCCACCGGTGAGCAGAGTGTGCCTCTAAACTCGGGCTCGCCAGCCGTTCCCAGCCAGCCTAGTTAGATCAGTATTGATTCGCTGTCTCACTGTGATGCCGCAATAACATTTGACCTGTGAATGCTGAGATCACAGCATCGCCCTGACATCAACAGCGGGCCGAACCCTGAAGCAGCCGAGGGCTTTTACAATGCTGCTTTCGCCACTCACTTGGCTATGATACATAGAGTACACCTTGACACCAACCACACTcattcactttattaggtacaattACACAGCCTTATCAATCCTAGAGTCGTTCTGAATCAAGAATTCCATCTTTACAGAACAATAAAGATTAGGTTTGGTAGGGTTGCTCGATTAGGAAAATTTACGATTATTTTGGGCTGGCAATCATTGAAATCCTGATTATTCAAATGAGCATTTATTTCTGGGTACCAAAAAAGACAAtgtttaaatataaaaaaaacatgaggacACATTTCTTTGAAATACTATACACAAGTTCCCTTTGAACCAAACAAAACTTATAAAAttagttatttaaaaatatatatataaatggtgCAAATCCATAAATTCAACTATTGTTTCCTTGACTAAACAAATTGTATTGGATATTAATGTGTATTAATTGTCTAATTATGCTAATTTTGTAATTGTAGAGTATAATAGTAATTGATTTTCAACTAATTGCACAGCCCTAGATTTGAGTGAACAATGTTTATCAATATAATTGGATTCCTGTACTTTGGTCTGTTTGATGTTTACAATCTGATTAAAATACACGAGGAATTATTTACCGGGTACTTGGTAGTCAAGTAGTTTTTCCACTGAATAGCTACTAAAGCAAATATTTGGAGTTCTACATTTTAGTCAAATTCTCCCAAGGTAACATTCTTTTACCTGAGTAAAATCTTtttacttgtctttttttttttaaaagcttttCAACTCAGTCTGGAAGTACACAGATATAGGAAAACCCTCACACCAAATAAAGTACTTCTATTTATTTATGACTGTTTTCTTTGTGCATTTGAGTACGTTTCCCGTCAAGGTCAAGTTTAAGTTAATTACAACAGGTACTCAACctgtgtaaagaaaaaaaaaaaaaaagcacatttttagTTTCATTACCATTTTCCTGTAAGAGACAACACATTCGCACTGACATACGTATACTTTACTGCTAACGTacggttgctgctgctgctgttgttgtgacTTGAGTCTTTCCACATCTGAGGAAGTTACTTCAGAGAGACCGAtgaaattataagaatgctcaGTTTTTAGTGACATTCGGAACTGCACTGTAACTAACTGTTCACTCGAATATAATGACTTGTGTAGCTCAATGTTGTAGCCAAAATAAGTGGCAatgtatgtttttgtgtttttttttatattgtgaaAGCTTTCATAATACTCAAACACAAATAGACAAAATTCTTTCAAGCTCCGATGTTAATCAGCCTCATTTTGAGGGATTTATTGCATTGTGAGACGCATCAATGTGATTTCATACAAGAAATGATAGTCTTTGTTACAGAAGGATTTAAGAGTCCTAAAATCCGTAACAGAATGATcagaatacaaaaatatacagtatatagaGTGCCATCTCATGTATTGCATGTATCTTGAGCCTATCCCAAAATGTAGCCAGATGAGAATTTGAAGAAAGACAGTCAGGGATTCAATTAATTCACCCAAATCTGCCCGTATGCATTTGTGCAGACATCTTACAGAGAAGTCATAAACAAGTCCCACCTTTATGATAACACAATCTTAACATGTGGGTATCATTTAAAACAAGTACACAAATAGAATTTCCCCCCAATAGACAAATATACAATCACCAATATCGCAGATGTCATCTCCACTTTGACATTTATTGCTGGTCCATGTGACAAAGGGATTTTCCGTTTATATAAGATAAACGGAATCAACACGGAAATAGTTAATATGTTCTAACATGTACATATATTTAGGTTTTGTAAGGAGTCCCAGAAGGCCCTGCAGTGATGTTTTCCATTCACCACAGTAGAATGTGTCATACTGCATTTCCAGCCAAGGGTGTGTTTACAAATCCAGCTTGACGACCTGGTCTGCGCTTTGCCATGTTTATGTacataaaccaaaaaaaaccaaaaaatatGGGCTACTCTTGAAAAGGTTTCAATCAGAAGACGGAAACTGACCAGCAATATTTTGTGCCACTTACTTCCTTAACAGTGATGACTCTGCAAAGCCAAATTGAACCTTCTGCACTCGCCCCGACATGACTCGACTTACTCATCGTGCTGAACAATAACTTGATGAACACGCCCTTAATTGGCATCCAAGCTAATTACACAAGGTGCAGTACCATTACTAAGTGTATCTATTTCAACACCATCTTGTGCGGTGACAGTGAGGCCCTGCATATTTGCAAATTTGCCTGTTTAGCTGGCTTCCATTATTTGCTTAAGAGGTGCCGAAGCAAAGGCAACAACTGTTACATTTGTGCCATCTGCTGTCCCCTTGGTGTCACGGAACTATGTTTACGTTTCATTTAGACACAAGTAGTGCTTTGCTACCGTCTTGTGGCATATATAGGTATttacaaaccttttttttgtgtggggggggagggggcagaTTATCCGGGTGGTTCACTGTATTCCAATGAGGAGACTCGTTGATTGTGAAAAGAAGCACATTGATTTGAACCTGCTAATTTGAATTTTCTCTCCGCCGTGGTTCTGTCACTGTCCTCTGGCACCCTCCTCCTCAAAGGCCCTGTTGTCATAGTGATGCTGTTGTCTCTCATGGTCAGAGTTCAGTGGGTCGGTTAGTGGGACTTCATACATGGCCTCCCCGCCTGCCACTGTGATGACGGTGACCTCTTGTAGCGGAGCTCGGGACAtgctctccttctcctcctcctcaactCCGAGAGCCTTGAGGATGTCACATTTGCACATGGGGCAGGTCCTTTTCTCCAGCAGCCACGGTTCGATGCAGGCTTTGTGGAAAATGTGATCGCACGTGAGCACGGTCACCACCTCGCCCGCCTTGTACGACTCGATGCACACGGCGCACATGTGCGAGTCGCTCGTCGTCTCCTGGTCGTCTCCCTTCAGCGTGCGCACTTTGAGGCAGCCGATGGCCTTCTTAGCCGCGGACTTCAGCTTCTTCTCAGCTCGCCTGTGGGCGCGCATGTTGTAGAGGCGGTTCGCCGAGATGAACAAGAAGTATGCCACCGAGGCGGCTGTCACAATGAAGAAGGCGATGGACATGAAGTAAATCCAGTAGTTTTCCATCCAGGGGCCGTGAGGGCTGCCCGTGTGGATGATCATGCGCACTTCTGTTCCGTTCCTCACCAAGCCAGCGATCTCCGCGCCTATAATGTTGCCGGTCATGATGGAGACAATTTCCAGAGCCTCAAAGTGCGTCATTTGAGTGGAGCTGTTGCCGCTGCCGTCCACATTGTACACCACCACGGCGGATGCTCCTTGACGTTTGGCTCCGTTGATCTTCTCGCTGAACGTACAGTTTCCCCGTTTGATCAGCGCTATCCAGGGGAAGGCGCTGGCGTTGTATGCAGGATCTGGGCCGCAGCCTTTGGGATCTCCCGTGGGGAGAACGACAACACCCGCGGCTTCAGCGAGCGGCGAATTTCGGCCGAACATTCCGCACTCGCAGTCTTTCTCCACAGTCTTGTTGGGGCTGATGAAATAGTTGACTTCCACCACAGCAGTCCAGAAAACCATGGTGGCTGAGCATTGAACGAGTCCTGACAAACACAGCAGAAGCAACAAGGCGCCTTGCGTCTTCTTACCCATGGTAACGCTCTTCTTCCAATTCAAAACAACAGGAAGGGCTCAGCTAGGCGCTTTAGCTTCTCCAACACGCCTTTTTCAGTCCCAGTTCCTGCTTGGAGGAGGCACGGCAATCTGAATACAGCCTACCTGCTGCCGACAGTAATGTGATACGAGCCGTTGGGTAACATAACACGAGCTGCGCGTCAGTCGTTCACCTCTCCTTATCTTCCTGAACCTTGAACGCTGCGCACTTTCCGCACAGGGCAGGGTACTGCGATTCAACAAGTTGCAATACACAAAAAGCACACACCTACCTACACTGTCCCTATTGCCAAGGTAAAGAAGGCGCGCTGCGATAAGCCCGCAATAAGGACACTTTCCTGTACACGGGTCCGAACCGCAACGCTGCTGTGTTTGAGTCATAAAACCGGCTGACTTGTGTAACCACGAGCAAAGCAACTCAACTGGTTATTCTTGTTTGACTTGTTTCCTTCCCTGTTTTTGTGGTGGAGGTGAAAAAAGGAGGCAGAACCCGTTTACTTTGAGTGTATTGCTACATTGTCTTCAAAATGTTTCAAAGTCACTTGACTAAAGTAAACATgactaaatatatatacactcaTTTAACGAAAAGCTTTGCCATAACAGACTGAAGGGATGGAACAGAGTAGCGTCATAGTGTCATTGTATCACGTGAAAGctcgagacacacacacacacacgcggaatAAGAGATGTTTCCAATGACAAATGAGATGGAGAGGTTTCCTGTCACAAGTATTCTCCTGGTCACACTCACTAAACTGGAGCAGCCCAACAACAGTAGAACAGTGTTAAATATTTTAGTCAAAGGGTAGATTTAAGTAAATATATGTCAGTGTAGTCATTGTTTGTATAGCTGGAGCTGACATTTTGTGATAACAAGAACAATTAGAAAGTTGGGACCAGTGAATTCCTGATTATTCACCTTTGAACGGCTGGATGGTAACACATAGTAAAACTTTTATCGGTCGATTAAAAATGTTTAGGGTGTTTTTTTCAGGCTCTATTAGTGAATGAATACATATATTAGGTATACATGTGCATACTTTGAGTAGTAGAAGGTTATTCTAAGGACTTTGGCTTTGGAACCTCAGGGTACAGTTCAAGTCCATGTCTGTTTCTCTCTGTGGTATGCAACAAAATACATACAGCCATGCTAGAAATTGGATTTCCCCTTGAGGGGTCAGTGCAGTAGATACACGAGTACAGTTAAAACAAAAATTGAGCGGTTTCTTCAGTaatactgccacctactggaTAAGATGTATAGTGCAGGATCTTAGCAGCAATCACACCCAGAGAAACCACATGtattatgaataataataatgatcaaCTAGCCATTGGTGGTTAAATCAAACACAAAACTATATTACCAATTGTTTGTCAAAATATTGTATGCTTATAAATACgatgaatgcatttgttttacaCATTTTACTCGTGGATTAAGTCCAACTGTGGCTAAAGATACATGTTTATTGAGAAAGAAACTGGCCTAAATTTCACCCACAACCCTACAATTGAATATATGCCCATGAGCTAAATACACACAAGAATTCCGAACTATGTAAACAACATTTAAATGAAAAGACAGCTCAAGACACTGGATCAAGGTATGCCATAAAAAGGCATTTGTCATTTGACTGTACAGTATGTTGTAGCTGACTGTGTGGAAAATCGGTATTGTGGTCCAACTGGGCGCGTCAGTGCAAAAGGGCAATCACAACTTCTTAGCAACCAGCACGGGGCCATTGTCTATTCATTCAACTACGTTGGTGACGCAACAATCTGACATTGGACATAAACGTGAAAGGCTTGCAGTCAAAGGCCgctgacatttttttccagCAAGATCTTCACTTCACCTAACATGTAAGGTTTTTTTTAGTGTGGGAGAAGCAAGTACTGTGAGAACATGCAAAAACTGCACAAAAAGGCCAGAGACTCAATTTTAACCCAAACCCCCAGAACTGCAAGACACAAATGATACCCAATCGTCCATCATGCCAACTATAATCACAAAACAATACATTTCTCTCAATTCATAGAATCAT
Coding sequences:
- the LOC133152732 gene encoding E3 ubiquitin-protein ligase RNF128-like; translation: MGKKTQGALLLLLCLSGLVQCSATMVFWTAVVEVNYFISPNKTVEKDCECGMFGRNSPLAEAAGVVVLPTGDPKGCGPDPAYNASAFPWIALIKRGNCTFSEKINGAKRQGASAVVVYNVDGSGNSSTQMTHFEALEIVSIMTGNIIGAEIAGLVRNGTEVRMIIHTGSPHGPWMENYWIYFMSIAFFIVTAASVAYFLFISANRLYNMRAHRRAEKKLKSAAKKAIGCLKVRTLKGDDQETTSDSHMCAVCIESYKAGEVVTVLTCDHIFHKACIEPWLLEKRTCPMCKCDILKALGVEEEEKESMSRAPLQEVTVITVAGGEAMYEVPLTDPLNSDHERQQHHYDNRAFEEEGARGQ